From Sulfolobales archaeon, a single genomic window includes:
- a CDS encoding SCP2 sterol-binding domain-containing protein, with protein MATLDLMRKTAEIVNSDPKLKGQIKGPMYFQFEIEGEPPFYMEITSEGIVKIVEGRHASPTAVLSAKDEVMVKIIKGELDPVRAYLRGELKIRGDIFASQRIGALLSQLRGRV; from the coding sequence TTGGCAACGCTAGATCTTATGAGAAAGACAGCGGAAATTGTGAATAGCGATCCCAAGTTGAAAGGGCAGATAAAGGGTCCGATGTACTTCCAATTCGAGATCGAGGGTGAACCCCCCTTCTATATGGAAATAACATCTGAAGGTATCGTCAAGATTGTTGAGGGCAGACATGCATCGCCCACAGCTGTTCTATCCGCTAAGGATGAGGTAATGGTTAAGATTATAAAGGGAGAGTTAGATCCTGTTAGAGCATATCTAAGAGGAGAGCTAAAGATAAGGGGTGATATCTTCGCATCACAAAGGATCGGCGCTCTACTGTCACAGTTAAGAGGCCGTGTATAA